In one Nisaea sediminum genomic region, the following are encoded:
- a CDS encoding tellurite resistance TerB family protein: MLGSLKLFFDKFGADGAGDAAKFDGVAEAVATLLVKAASLDGEFGADERRTIEALLSRRFALSESQVRRLIEDAHAEMEQSVDFYSYTRVIRDEFDHDKRVELMEMLWEVGYADGVLHDHEASLMRRVTGLIYVSDQESGAARKRVMQKLGLAE; this comes from the coding sequence ATGCTTGGTTCCCTGAAGCTCTTTTTTGACAAGTTCGGCGCCGATGGCGCGGGCGATGCCGCCAAATTCGACGGTGTCGCCGAGGCGGTCGCCACCCTTCTGGTGAAGGCGGCGTCCCTCGACGGCGAATTCGGCGCCGACGAGCGCCGGACGATTGAGGCTCTGCTGAGCCGGCGGTTCGCGCTCTCTGAATCGCAAGTCCGCCGTCTGATCGAAGACGCCCATGCGGAAATGGAGCAAAGCGTCGATTTCTACAGCTACACGCGGGTGATTCGGGACGAGTTCGATCATGACAAACGCGTCGAATTGATGGAAATGCTCTGGGAAGTCGGTTATGCGGATGGCGTCCTGCACGATCACGAGGCCAGCCTGATGCGCCGTGTTACGGGGCTGATTTATGTCTCGGATCAGGAAAGCGGTGCTGCGCGCAAACGTGTCATGCAGAAACTCGGGCTTGCCGAATAA
- a CDS encoding RNA-binding S4 domain-containing protein translates to MTEAGTQRLDKWLWCARFFKSRGLANKLLGAGRLRLSGKTVTKAHQLVRGGDVLTFPQGPHIRVVKVLFLAERRGPAPEAQLLYEDLAPIQPSGPKEDAPPEVSKAARREPGSGRPTKRERRKTDQLRSPDE, encoded by the coding sequence ATGACGGAAGCCGGGACCCAGCGTCTCGACAAGTGGCTCTGGTGCGCCCGGTTCTTCAAGAGCCGGGGGCTCGCCAACAAGTTGCTCGGCGCCGGGCGGCTTCGGCTCTCCGGCAAGACCGTCACCAAGGCGCACCAGCTGGTGCGCGGGGGCGACGTGCTGACCTTTCCCCAGGGCCCACATATCCGAGTGGTGAAGGTGCTCTTCCTCGCCGAACGCCGCGGCCCGGCGCCGGAAGCGCAATTGCTCTACGAGGATCTGGCGCCGATCCAACCCTCCGGACCGAAGGAAGACGCGCCGCCGGAGGTGTCGAAGGCCGCGCGGCGGGAGCCCGGAAGCGGCCGTCCGACGAAACGGGAGCGCCGGAAGACCGATCAGCTCCGTTCGCCCGACGAGTAG
- a CDS encoding thermonuclease family protein, with the protein MTPIRHAPCLIMGFLFLLLGAGQSSAEPVRLPESGPPASLEDQETVEIVDGDTLVLATGNQVRLVGIQAPKLPLGRPGFEKWPLAEESRDALLRLVQGQRLALHFGGQREDRYRRYLAHLTLQDGTWIQGTLLEEGLARVYSFHDNRALIPEMLALERLARGQKRGIWDLPYYRIRNPSETWSDIDSFQIVEGRVVDAARVRNIVYLNFGPNWRTDFTFKIGKRALGLFSKAGIDPLAFTGRTVRGRGWVKPENGPLIEVTHPEQLELLPE; encoded by the coding sequence ATGACACCAATCCGCCACGCGCCCTGCCTTATCATGGGTTTTCTGTTTCTTTTGCTCGGGGCTGGACAGAGCTCCGCGGAGCCGGTGCGGCTGCCGGAAAGCGGCCCTCCGGCAAGCCTCGAAGATCAGGAGACGGTCGAGATCGTCGATGGCGACACGCTTGTGCTCGCGACCGGAAATCAGGTTCGCCTCGTCGGCATCCAGGCTCCCAAGCTTCCGCTCGGCCGCCCCGGATTCGAGAAATGGCCGCTCGCGGAAGAGTCGCGGGACGCGCTTCTGCGGCTGGTGCAAGGACAGCGCCTCGCACTGCATTTCGGCGGACAGCGCGAGGATCGCTATCGGCGCTATCTGGCGCATCTGACTTTGCAGGACGGAACCTGGATACAGGGCACGCTACTGGAAGAAGGACTGGCGCGAGTCTACAGCTTCCATGACAATCGCGCGCTGATCCCCGAAATGCTGGCCCTCGAACGTCTGGCCCGGGGCCAGAAGCGCGGTATCTGGGACCTCCCCTATTACAGGATCCGGAACCCGTCGGAGACCTGGAGCGATATCGACAGTTTCCAGATCGTCGAGGGGCGCGTGGTCGATGCGGCCAGGGTGCGCAACATCGTCTATCTCAATTTCGGCCCGAACTGGCGGACCGACTTCACCTTCAAGATCGGAAAGCGGGCTCTGGGGCTCTTTTCCAAAGCCGGCATCGACCCGCTGGCTTTCACCGGCCGCACCGTGCGGGGCCGCGGCTGGGTCAAACCGGAAAACGGTCCCCTGATCGAGGTTACGCACCCCGAACAGCTTGAACTCTTGCCAGAATGA
- the fdxA gene encoding ferredoxin FdxA, producing the protein MTYIVNDLCIKCKYTDCVEVCPVDCFYEGENMLVIHPDECIDCGVCEPECPAEAILPDTEPEAEKWIEFNRQYSEQWPNITRKIDAMPDADDFQKVEGKFDKFFSPAPGKGD; encoded by the coding sequence ATGACGTACATCGTCAACGATCTCTGCATTAAGTGTAAGTACACCGACTGCGTCGAAGTGTGCCCAGTGGACTGTTTCTATGAAGGCGAGAACATGCTCGTCATTCATCCCGACGAATGCATCGACTGCGGTGTGTGCGAGCCGGAATGCCCGGCCGAGGCGATCCTCCCGGATACCGAGCCGGAAGCGGAAAAGTGGATCGAGTTCAATCGGCAATATTCCGAGCAATGGCCGAACATCACCCGCAAGATCGACGCCATGCCGGACGCGGACGATTTCCAGAAAGTCGAAGGCAAATTCGACAAGTTTTTCTCCCCTGCTCCGGGCAAGGGCGATTAA
- a CDS encoding RNA polymerase factor sigma-32 gives MAHIDDPETRRANVSYIKSSMNEPLLEREEELELARAWREEGCEKSLHLLVRSYTRLVVSSASKYRNYGLPIGDLIQEGNVGLMQAAARFEPEREVRFSTYASWWIRSAIQDYVLRNWSIVRTGTTAAQKSLFFNLRRLRAKIQQASDELTLDEQRQRVAEELGVGLKDVEAMEQRMSASDQSLNAPIGESGEDEWLELLSDERPTPEDIVTGMRDAETRSKWLKEALCELSPREQTIIQRRRLVEDGATLEELGVVLGVSKERVRQLEHRAMLKLKQHISRNVDRSSDLYTDV, from the coding sequence ATGGCACATATCGACGATCCCGAAACCCGGCGCGCCAACGTCAGCTATATCAAGTCCAGCATGAACGAGCCGCTTCTCGAACGGGAAGAGGAGCTTGAGCTCGCGCGCGCATGGCGCGAGGAGGGCTGTGAAAAATCTCTCCACCTTCTGGTTCGCTCTTACACGCGCCTCGTGGTGAGCTCCGCCTCGAAATACCGGAACTACGGTCTGCCGATAGGCGATCTGATCCAGGAAGGCAATGTCGGCCTCATGCAGGCCGCCGCGCGGTTCGAGCCGGAACGGGAAGTGCGGTTCTCCACCTATGCCAGCTGGTGGATCCGGTCGGCGATCCAGGACTACGTGCTGCGCAACTGGTCGATCGTCCGGACCGGTACGACCGCCGCCCAGAAATCCCTGTTCTTTAACCTCCGGCGTCTCAGGGCCAAGATCCAGCAGGCATCGGACGAACTGACCCTCGACGAGCAGCGTCAGCGCGTGGCGGAGGAACTCGGCGTCGGCCTCAAGGATGTCGAGGCGATGGAGCAGCGGATGTCGGCATCCGATCAGTCTCTCAACGCGCCGATCGGCGAGAGCGGCGAGGATGAATGGCTGGAGCTGCTTTCCGACGAACGTCCGACGCCGGAAGATATCGTGACAGGAATGCGGGATGCCGAGACCCGGTCCAAATGGCTCAAGGAAGCGCTCTGCGAGCTCAGCCCGCGGGAACAGACCATCATCCAGCGCCGGCGCCTGGTCGAGGATGGTGCGACGCTGGAAGAGCTCGGTGTGGTGCTCGGTGTCAGCAAGGAGCGCGTCCGCCAGCTCGAGCATCGCGCGATGCTCAAGCTGAAACAGCACATCAGCCGGAACGTCGACCGGAGTTCGGACCTCTATACCGACGTCTGA
- a CDS encoding CarD family transcriptional regulator: MTKKVEFKAGDFVVYPTHGVGKIIGTETQQIAGTELDLLVITFEQDRMTLRIPVGKANNSGLRRLSTRKQMDAAITKLKGRARVRRTMWSRRAQEYEAKINSGDPVSIAEVVRDLRRNTGQADQSYSERQMYQAALDRLAREFAAIEKIDEDAATDRLEKIMAAA; this comes from the coding sequence ATGACAAAAAAAGTGGAGTTCAAGGCTGGGGATTTCGTGGTCTATCCGACCCATGGCGTCGGTAAGATCATTGGCACCGAAACCCAGCAAATCGCAGGGACTGAACTTGATCTGCTGGTGATTACTTTCGAGCAAGACCGCATGACTCTGCGGATTCCGGTGGGGAAAGCCAACAATTCCGGTCTGCGCCGCCTCAGCACCCGCAAGCAGATGGATGCTGCGATCACCAAGCTGAAAGGCCGTGCGCGGGTGCGCCGGACCATGTGGTCCCGCCGTGCCCAGGAATATGAGGCGAAGATCAATTCCGGCGACCCGGTGTCCATTGCCGAAGTTGTCCGCGACCTGCGTCGCAATACCGGCCAGGCGGACCAGTCCTACAGCGAACGGCAGATGTATCAGGCCGCGCTCGACCGTCTGGCGCGTGAGTTTGCCGCGATCGAGAAGATCGACGAGGACGCGGCGACGGACCGGCTCGAGAAGATCATGGCGGCTGCCTGA
- a CDS encoding M48 family metalloprotease: MAAAIEVIRARISGTRSLAGLLMVALVSAPLLSGCSTNPATGEQSFTAFMSPEDELRVGREQDPKIKEEFGGAYQEDADLSAYVTRIGKKLAATSEMPNLDFHFTVLNTPDVNAFALPGGYVYVTRGLIALAENEAELAGVIAHEIGHVTARHSAERYSRAVATNIGATLLGILADSRAVADIASQGANLYLKGYSRDQEFQADMLGVRYLSRAGYDTGAMASFLAKMGDASRLQAEIAGSDRDPDAMDLLATHPRTVDRVRQALAAASVQRIASPTVNKDAFLDRIDGMMFGSDPKEGLIRGREFLHKDLNFRFEVPPGFRLFNKPTQVLAADQAGTRFVFDKAQQSDGLHPADYLSSRWAQGHQVRDLETINVNGMEAATAWLPVTARNNETFVLRLVAIRYDPSTVYRMQFLIPRQKTNALSEDLRRTTYSFRPLTDEERASARPLEIKVVTVDRGDTEPSLASGVPHRGYEVRFFRVMNGLKTEGLPPPGGRVKTVGPR; this comes from the coding sequence GTGGCGGCGGCGATCGAGGTCATTCGTGCAAGAATCTCTGGCACCAGGTCCCTCGCGGGTCTGCTTATGGTCGCGCTCGTCAGTGCTCCCCTGCTTTCGGGTTGCAGCACGAACCCGGCTACCGGCGAGCAGAGCTTCACCGCCTTCATGTCGCCGGAAGACGAGCTGCGCGTCGGACGGGAACAGGACCCGAAGATCAAGGAGGAGTTCGGCGGGGCCTATCAGGAGGATGCGGATCTCTCCGCCTATGTGACCCGGATCGGCAAGAAGCTCGCGGCCACGTCGGAGATGCCGAACCTCGATTTCCATTTCACCGTTCTCAATACGCCCGATGTGAACGCCTTTGCCCTGCCCGGCGGCTATGTCTATGTCACCCGCGGACTGATCGCGCTCGCCGAGAACGAGGCCGAGCTTGCCGGCGTGATCGCGCACGAGATCGGGCACGTCACCGCGCGGCATAGCGCGGAACGCTACAGCCGCGCCGTGGCGACGAATATCGGCGCCACCCTGCTCGGGATCCTGGCGGACAGCCGCGCTGTCGCCGACATCGCGAGCCAGGGCGCCAATCTCTACCTCAAGGGTTATTCCCGCGATCAGGAATTCCAGGCCGACATGCTCGGCGTCCGCTATCTCAGCCGCGCCGGGTACGATACCGGCGCGATGGCGAGTTTCCTCGCAAAGATGGGCGATGCGAGCCGTCTGCAGGCGGAAATCGCAGGCTCGGACCGGGACCCCGATGCCATGGACCTGCTCGCGACCCACCCGCGAACGGTCGACCGGGTAAGGCAGGCGCTCGCCGCGGCGAGCGTGCAGCGTATCGCCTCCCCGACCGTCAACAAGGATGCCTTTCTCGACCGCATCGACGGCATGATGTTCGGAAGCGATCCCAAGGAAGGCCTGATCAGAGGCCGGGAGTTCCTGCACAAGGATCTGAATTTCCGCTTCGAGGTCCCGCCGGGTTTCCGCCTCTTCAACAAGCCGACGCAGGTTCTCGCGGCCGATCAGGCCGGAACCCGTTTCGTCTTCGACAAGGCGCAACAGAGCGATGGCCTGCATCCCGCCGACTATCTGAGCTCACGCTGGGCGCAGGGTCATCAGGTGCGGGATCTCGAAACCATCAATGTGAACGGCATGGAAGCGGCGACCGCATGGCTGCCCGTAACAGCGCGGAACAATGAAACCTTCGTCCTCCGTCTCGTCGCGATACGTTACGATCCGAGTACGGTCTACCGGATGCAGTTCCTGATCCCGCGTCAGAAGACCAATGCTCTGAGCGAGGACCTGCGCCGGACCACCTATAGCTTCCGGCCGCTGACGGACGAGGAGCGGGCCTCGGCGCGTCCGCTCGAGATCAAGGTCGTGACGGTGGACCGGGGCGATACCGAACCTTCCCTCGCCTCCGGCGTTCCTCATCGGGGCTACGAAGTCCGCTTCTTCAGGGTCATGAACGGACTGAAGACCGAAGGGCTGCCGCCCCCGGGCGGACGCGTGAAGACGGTTGGGCCGCGGTAA
- a CDS encoding helicase-related protein, whose protein sequence is MSSSTQEGRITAMLGPTNTGKTYFAIERMLGHATGMIGFPLRLLARENYDRIVALKGKQAVALITGEEKILPPRARYFVCTVESMPTDRFVDFLAVDEIQLCGDRERGHVFTDRLLHARGRQETMFLGSDIIRPLIKKLVPKAEIVGRARLSRLTYTGPRKLTRLPRRSAIVAFSAADVYVLAEIVRRQRGGAAVVLGALSPRARNAQVAMYQEGEVDYLIATDAIGMGLNMDVDHVAFAEDMKFDGRAPRRLTPPEMAQIAGRAGRHMNDGTFGVTADCPPLDEEMVEALENHSFDPLRHVYWRNSRLSFGSLGLLRRSLETHSQEPHVIRKRDAEDQQALEAMARIEAVQDRATSPDRVRLLWDICQIPDFRKTMSESHAQLLSKIFFDLTDGPERLATDWVANQVKRHDRTDGDIDTLVNRIAHIRTWTYITHRGDWVSDPAHWQAQTRAVEDRLSDALHDKLTQRFVDKRAALFMRKLKDGGTLSAAVKSDSTVVVEGHAVGHMEGLRFVPDVVDSANAKPVLTAARKVLPEELARRTGQIEAADNAAFSIGPKGSVIWLGAEIAQLEAGADILSPQIRVANEELLDGEMRKRIEARLRAWLSGEFEERLGGLTAIKAAELEGAARGIAYQVLEGVGGVSADKVSSLRRDLDDEQRKSLARLGIRFGTETVFLPVLLKPKAVEFRAMLWSVHSGQFPEGGPPPAGRVMVTRSEDASDEFYLAIGYKRVGGHAVRADMLERVAQMVRQAAREGAFAISADMLSLAGVGHEAMAEILTDLGYRRGEDVEGEPRFIARRREPKRRPEGEKRPEGEKRPERNRQNGKPRQQAGDGEKGERKGRPNGGPKDGPRGPKRKDGGPRGPKGPKVISSNGPAMRPEDSPFAVLQQLKLAK, encoded by the coding sequence ATGAGCAGTTCGACGCAAGAAGGCCGCATCACCGCGATGCTGGGCCCGACCAACACCGGCAAGACCTATTTCGCCATCGAGCGGATGCTCGGCCATGCGACCGGCATGATCGGCTTCCCGCTGCGCCTGCTCGCGCGCGAGAACTACGACCGGATCGTCGCGCTGAAGGGCAAGCAGGCGGTGGCGCTGATCACCGGCGAGGAGAAGATCCTGCCGCCGAGGGCGCGCTATTTCGTCTGCACGGTGGAATCCATGCCGACGGACCGGTTCGTCGATTTCCTCGCGGTGGACGAGATCCAGCTCTGCGGCGACCGCGAGCGCGGCCATGTCTTCACCGACCGGCTGCTGCACGCGCGCGGCCGGCAGGAGACCATGTTCCTCGGCTCCGACATCATCCGCCCGCTGATCAAAAAGCTGGTGCCGAAGGCGGAGATCGTCGGACGGGCGCGGCTCTCGCGCCTGACCTATACCGGTCCGCGCAAGCTGACCCGGCTGCCGCGGCGTTCCGCCATCGTCGCCTTCTCCGCGGCCGACGTCTATGTCCTGGCGGAGATCGTCCGGCGCCAGCGCGGCGGCGCCGCCGTGGTGCTCGGCGCGCTCTCGCCGCGTGCCCGCAATGCGCAGGTGGCGATGTACCAGGAGGGCGAGGTCGACTACCTGATCGCGACCGACGCCATCGGCATGGGGCTGAACATGGATGTCGACCATGTCGCCTTCGCCGAGGACATGAAGTTCGACGGCCGCGCGCCGCGCCGCCTGACGCCGCCGGAGATGGCGCAGATCGCCGGCCGCGCCGGGCGGCACATGAATGACGGCACCTTCGGGGTGACGGCGGACTGCCCGCCGCTGGACGAGGAGATGGTGGAGGCGCTGGAGAATCACAGCTTCGATCCGCTGCGCCATGTCTACTGGCGCAACAGCCGGCTCTCCTTCGGCAGCCTCGGGCTGCTGCGGCGCTCGCTCGAGACCCACAGCCAGGAACCGCACGTGATCCGCAAGCGGGACGCGGAGGACCAGCAGGCGCTGGAGGCGATGGCGCGGATCGAGGCGGTGCAGGACCGGGCGACCTCGCCGGACCGGGTGAGGCTGCTCTGGGACATCTGCCAGATCCCGGATTTCCGCAAGACCATGAGCGAGTCGCACGCCCAGCTGCTCTCGAAGATCTTCTTCGATCTGACCGACGGGCCGGAGCGGCTGGCGACCGACTGGGTGGCGAACCAGGTGAAGCGCCACGACCGTACGGACGGCGATATCGACACGCTGGTAAACCGTATCGCACATATCCGCACTTGGACGTATATTACGCACCGGGGAGATTGGGTGTCCGACCCCGCGCACTGGCAGGCCCAGACGCGGGCGGTCGAAGACCGCCTTTCGGATGCTCTGCATGACAAGCTCACCCAGCGGTTCGTCGACAAGCGCGCGGCATTGTTCATGCGCAAGTTGAAGGACGGCGGGACCTTGTCTGCGGCCGTGAAATCCGACAGTACGGTGGTCGTGGAGGGCCATGCTGTCGGTCACATGGAAGGATTGAGATTCGTGCCTGATGTAGTTGATAGCGCCAATGCGAAGCCGGTTCTGACGGCGGCGCGCAAAGTCCTGCCGGAGGAACTCGCCCGGCGGACCGGTCAGATCGAGGCGGCGGACAATGCGGCCTTCTCGATCGGGCCGAAAGGCTCGGTGATCTGGCTCGGTGCGGAAATCGCCCAGCTCGAGGCCGGCGCCGACATCCTCTCGCCGCAGATCCGCGTTGCGAACGAGGAACTGCTAGACGGAGAGATGCGCAAGCGGATCGAAGCCCGCCTGCGTGCCTGGCTGTCCGGTGAATTCGAGGAGCGGCTGGGGGGACTGACGGCGATCAAGGCCGCGGAGCTCGAAGGCGCCGCCCGGGGGATCGCCTACCAGGTTCTGGAAGGCGTCGGCGGGGTTTCCGCCGACAAGGTGTCCTCGCTGCGCCGCGATCTCGACGACGAGCAACGCAAGTCGCTCGCCCGCCTCGGCATCCGCTTCGGCACCGAGACCGTGTTCCTGCCGGTGCTGCTGAAGCCCAAGGCTGTCGAATTCCGCGCCATGCTCTGGAGCGTCCATTCCGGCCAGTTCCCGGAAGGCGGACCGCCGCCGGCCGGCCGCGTCATGGTGACCCGGTCGGAGGATGCGAGCGACGAGTTCTATCTCGCCATCGGCTACAAGCGCGTCGGCGGCCATGCGGTGCGTGCCGACATGCTGGAGCGGGTCGCCCAGATGGTCCGTCAGGCCGCCCGCGAGGGGGCCTTCGCGATCTCGGCCGACATGCTTTCGCTGGCCGGGGTCGGTCACGAGGCGATGGCGGAGATCCTGACCGATCTTGGCTACCGCCGCGGCGAGGATGTCGAGGGCGAGCCCCGCTTCATCGCCCGCCGCCGCGAGCCGAAGCGCCGCCCCGAAGGTGAAAAGCGGCCGGAAGGCGAGAAGAGGCCGGAGCGCAATCGGCAGAACGGCAAGCCGCGGCAGCAGGCCGGCGACGGCGAGAAGGGCGAGCGCAAGGGGCGTCCGAACGGTGGGCCCAAGGACGGTCCGCGCGGGCCGAAGCGCAAGGACGGCGGTCCGAGGGGGCCGAAAGGCCCGAAGGTCATCAGCTCGAACGGTCCGGCGATGCGGCCCGAGGATTCGCCCTTCGCGGTGCTGCAGCAGCTCAAACTGGCGAAATGA
- the pip gene encoding prolyl aminopeptidase: MKAGAGDTVSERVLFPSTAARRSGNLEVDPPHRIYWELIGNPDGIPVVFLHGGPGSGISEAHRRFFDPDRFNVLLFDQRGTGRSTPVAELNGNTTQDLVADIERLREHLGIETWIVFGGSWGSTLALAYGEAHPERCLGFVLRGIFLGTDPEIDWFLHGMGTFFPEAKRRFEQFLPETERDDLLGSYHARLVAADPAIHQPAAEVWAGYEAACSALLPLPALAAGEPGRALSLARLEAHYFRNRIFLEPGQLLRDLGRIAHLPAIIVQGRYDVICPIATAEMLAHAWPGSEFDIVPDAGHSAMEPGIARSLVAAMERIRTTIRT, translated from the coding sequence ATGAAAGCTGGCGCAGGAGATACCGTGTCCGAGAGAGTACTGTTCCCAAGCACCGCTGCGAGGCGCAGCGGTAATCTTGAGGTCGATCCTCCGCACCGGATCTATTGGGAGCTGATCGGCAACCCGGACGGTATTCCGGTGGTCTTCCTGCATGGAGGCCCGGGTTCCGGTATTTCAGAGGCGCACCGCCGCTTTTTCGACCCCGACCGGTTCAACGTTCTGCTGTTCGACCAGCGCGGGACAGGACGTTCTACGCCCGTGGCGGAACTGAACGGCAATACCACGCAGGATCTGGTGGCCGACATCGAGCGTCTGAGGGAGCATCTCGGGATAGAGACCTGGATCGTTTTCGGCGGCTCCTGGGGCAGCACACTTGCACTGGCTTATGGAGAGGCGCATCCGGAACGATGCCTCGGCTTTGTGCTGCGCGGGATCTTTCTCGGAACCGACCCCGAGATCGACTGGTTCCTCCATGGCATGGGAACTTTCTTCCCGGAGGCGAAGCGCCGGTTCGAGCAGTTCCTGCCGGAAACGGAGCGCGACGATCTGCTCGGCAGCTATCACGCGCGGCTGGTCGCGGCGGACCCTGCGATTCATCAGCCGGCTGCCGAAGTCTGGGCCGGCTACGAAGCCGCCTGCTCCGCACTCTTGCCCTTGCCGGCGCTCGCCGCCGGCGAACCCGGGCGGGCATTGTCGCTGGCACGTCTCGAAGCGCATTATTTCCGCAACCGGATATTTCTTGAACCGGGACAGTTGCTCCGGGACCTCGGGCGAATCGCGCATCTGCCGGCGATCATTGTTCAGGGGCGTTACGACGTGATCTGCCCGATCGCGACGGCGGAGATGCTTGCGCACGCCTGGCCGGGATCCGAATTCGATATCGTCCCGGATGCGGGACATTCCGCGATGGAGCCAGGGATCGCCCGGAGCCTCGTTGCCGCGATGGAACGGATCCGGACGACGATCCGGACTTGA
- the htpG gene encoding molecular chaperone HtpG: MTAEKRTFQAEVSKLLKIVANSLYSEREVFLRELISNASDACDKLRYLALTKPDLTTGDGEFKIKIAADKEAKTLTLSDNGIGMSAEELADNLGTIARSGTEAFVSNLSGDEKKDASLIGQFGVGFYSAFMIADKVEVLTRRAGEEKAHLWTSDGLGEYTIADAEKANRGTIITMHLKDDALEFLEEPRLQHIVKRYSDHIPVPILFISGEEEKPLNEASALWTRSKSEISDEQYKEFYHHAAHAFDDPWLTLHWKAEGVIEYNALLYVPTERPFDLFHPDRKNRVKLYVKRVFITDDCEGLVPEYLRFLRGVIDCEDLPLNVSRELLQRNPVLQKISSAVTKRVLSELQKKAEKEPEEYAKFWDAFGPVMKEGLYSDSGEHKEALLSLVRFRTTESDTLVSLKDYAERMKEGQEAIYYIIGESPEALLNSPHLEGFKAKGVEVLLLSDPIDDFWIQAMFGGYEGKPFKSITRGAADLEKVAGTNVDDKSEDEPEAAAASAEIAPLIASLKLALGDTVKDVRESKRLTDSPVCLIADEGDMDINLERLLRQHKQLEKATPRVLEINAKHAVIKTLAKRVKAGKTGQELEDAAYLLLDQARIMEGEAVPDPKAFARRLAMAMERGMAV; the protein is encoded by the coding sequence ATGACTGCGGAAAAGCGGACGTTCCAGGCCGAGGTCAGCAAGCTCCTCAAGATCGTCGCCAATTCGCTCTACAGCGAGCGCGAAGTCTTCCTGCGCGAACTGATCTCCAACGCTTCCGATGCTTGCGACAAGCTGCGCTATCTCGCGCTGACCAAGCCGGATCTGACCACGGGCGACGGCGAATTCAAGATCAAGATCGCCGCCGACAAGGAGGCGAAGACCCTCACCCTCTCCGACAACGGCATCGGCATGAGCGCCGAGGAACTGGCCGACAATCTCGGCACCATCGCGCGCTCCGGCACCGAGGCCTTCGTCTCCAACCTCTCGGGCGACGAGAAGAAGGACGCCAGCCTGATCGGGCAGTTCGGCGTCGGCTTCTATTCCGCCTTCATGATCGCCGACAAGGTCGAGGTGCTGACCCGCCGCGCCGGCGAGGAGAAGGCCCATCTCTGGACCTCCGACGGGCTCGGCGAATACACCATCGCGGATGCCGAGAAGGCCAATCGCGGCACCATCATCACGATGCATCTGAAGGACGACGCCCTCGAGTTCCTCGAGGAGCCGCGCCTGCAGCACATCGTGAAGCGCTATTCCGACCATATCCCGGTGCCGATCCTCTTCATCTCGGGCGAGGAAGAGAAGCCGCTGAACGAGGCCTCCGCGCTCTGGACCCGTTCGAAGAGCGAGATCAGCGACGAGCAGTACAAGGAGTTCTACCACCACGCGGCGCACGCGTTCGACGATCCCTGGCTGACCCTGCACTGGAAGGCCGAGGGCGTGATCGAATACAACGCGCTGCTCTACGTGCCGACCGAGCGGCCGTTCGACCTCTTCCATCCGGACCGCAAGAACCGGGTGAAGCTCTATGTGAAGCGGGTCTTCATCACCGACGATTGCGAGGGACTGGTCCCGGAATACCTGCGCTTCCTGCGCGGCGTGATCGATTGCGAGGATCTGCCGCTCAATGTCAGCCGCGAGCTCCTGCAGCGCAATCCGGTGCTGCAGAAGATCTCCTCCGCCGTCACCAAGCGCGTGCTCTCCGAGCTTCAGAAGAAGGCGGAGAAGGAGCCGGAGGAATACGCGAAGTTCTGGGACGCCTTCGGCCCGGTGATGAAGGAAGGGCTCTATTCCGATAGCGGCGAGCACAAGGAGGCCCTGCTCTCCCTCGTCCGCTTCAGGACCACCGAGAGCGACACGCTCGTCAGCCTCAAGGACTATGCCGAGCGGATGAAGGAGGGCCAGGAGGCCATCTACTACATCATCGGCGAGAGCCCCGAGGCGCTCTTGAACTCGCCGCATCTCGAAGGCTTCAAGGCCAAGGGCGTCGAGGTCCTGCTGCTCTCCGATCCGATCGACGATTTCTGGATCCAGGCGATGTTCGGCGGCTATGAGGGCAAGCCGTTCAAGTCTATAACCAGAGGGGCAGCCGACCTCGAGAAAGTGGCTGGCACCAATGTCGACGACAAGTCCGAGGACGAGCCTGAGGCGGCTGCCGCCAGCGCCGAGATCGCGCCGTTGATCGCCTCCCTGAAGCTCGCGCTCGGCGACACGGTCAAGGACGTCCGGGAGTCCAAGCGCCTGACCGACAGCCCGGTCTGCCTGATCGCGGACGAGGGCGACATGGACATCAATCTCGAGCGCCTCTTGCGCCAGCACAAGCAGCTTGAGAAGGCCACCCCGCGGGTGCTGGAGATCAACGCCAAGCACGCGGTGATCAAGACCCTGGCAAAGCGCGTGAAGGCGGGCAAGACCGGCCAGGAACTGGAAGACGCGGCCTACCTCCTGCTCGACCAGGCCCGCATCATGGAAGGCGAGGCCGTTCCGGACCCGAAGGCGTTCGCCCGGCGGCTGGCGATGGCGATGGAGCGCGGGATGGCGGTTTGA